In Drosophila bipectinata strain 14024-0381.07 chromosome 2R, DbipHiC1v2, whole genome shotgun sequence, one genomic interval encodes:
- the LOC108131718 gene encoding uncharacterized protein, whose product MIDSYRLFYTDDLISGSVQMMIHFPVIKRASVTLVMATLGRLLLCFALWHFLQVQGVSKFTNVECFSIDETFTNFTLCRLYAVKRDVVEMSLRVNIFRWPKRPVSMRLQLLKKASGYKPFLYNVCQSDVCEYLEKRNHPFVNIILNSFANRTNVNRCPLPQEMILERFRFPVKVLDLMPLPSGDYALFSTFSFEGKERALVKVYFSITEYR is encoded by the exons ATGATTGATTCGTATCGGCTATTTTATACGGATGACTTGATCTCTGGCTCGGTCCAAATGATGATCCATTTTCCAGTCATTAAGCGGGCTTCAGTAACTCTAGTTATGGCTACGCTGGGGCGTTTGCTCCTCTGCTTTGCACTCTGGCATTTTCTGCAG GTCCAGGGGGTATCCAAGTTCACGAACGTCGAATGCTTCAGTATAGACGAAACCTTCACAAACTTCACCCTCTGCCGCCTGTACGCCGTAAAGAGGGATGTAGTCGAAATGAGTTTGAGGGTCAACATATTTAGGTGGCCCAAGCGACCAGTTTCG ATGCGTCTACAATTGCTGAAGAAGGCCAGTGGTTATAAGCCCTTCCTTTACAATGTCTGCCAGTCGGATGTTTGCGAGTATTTGGAGAAGCGGAATCATCCTTTTGTGAACATCATCCTCAATAGTTTCGCGAATCGTACCAATGTCAATAGATGTCCATTGCCT cAAGAAATGATCCTAGAGCGCTTCCGCTTTCCAGTAAAGGTCCTGGACCTGATGCCTTTACCCTCTGGGGACTATGCTCTCTTCAGCACTTTTAGCTTTGAGGGAAAAGAACGGGCCTTGGTTAAGGTATACTTTTCCATAACCGAGTATCGTTAA
- the LOC108131716 gene encoding receptor expression-enhancing protein 2 — protein sequence MQMEMCIFSCVTRFLFFIYGTLGPAYHTYKTLNTGDDAFLAWAKYWIVYAFLITIEVLADTFFSWLPLYTPTKLLLVLWIVLSAPAANVWMFDAILRPVLSTRQDQIDNFLNRGKDKILGDIVHLMTLLVMRGRGVVVPFIAQMWNRGSTMKSTEDDLAATNGEDNESHEGSEETSAKNLSICSSPLVSSTFANDDSDVFQLSVSKASTHLHHQSSLSLHDLPRKKLVRPIPCQSPMQRRVSRKVGKRLTEEAHHPSGSNLALPKEELFDDVEDLLAKSQNETPSQDVHVQHQHFHRRRLTAP from the coding sequence ATGCAGATGGAGATGTGTATCTTCAGTTGTGTGACTCGTTTCCTGTTCTTTATTTACGGAACTTTGGGTCCGGCGTATCACACCTACAAGACCCTCAACACCGGGGATGATGCGTTCCTGGCCTGGGCCAAGTACTGGATAGTCTACGCTTTCCTCATCACCATCGAAGTCCTGGCGGATACTTTCTTCTCGTGGCTGCCGCTCTATACGCCCACCAAGCTGCTCCTGGTTCTGTGGATTGTCCTTTCCGCTCCGGCAGCCAATGTCTGGATGTTTGACGCAATCCTTCGCCCGGTGCTATCTACGCGACAGGACCAAATTGATAACTTCCTGAACCGCGGAAAGGATAAGATCCTGGGAGACATCGTCCATTTGATGACATTACTGGTGATGCGCGGTCGAGGCGTTGTGGTGCCATTCATCGCCCAGATGTGGAATAGGGGGAGCACAATGAAGTCCACGGAAGATGATCTGGCCGCAACAAATGGGGAGGATAACGAATCGCATGAGGGATCAGAGGAAACATCGGCCAAAAATCTATCCATCTGTTCCAGTCCCTTGGTCAGCTCGACTTTCGCCAATGATGACAGTGATGTCTTCCAGCTTTCCGTCTCTAAGGCCTCCACACATCTCCACCACCAATCTAGCCTCTCGCTCCACGACCTGCCGAGGAAAAAACTCGTTCGTCCCATACCCTGTCAGTCGCCAATGCAGCGCAGAGTCTCGCGCAAAGTGGGCAAGAGGCTCACAGAAGAAGCCCACCATCCCTCAGGATCAAACCTCGCCCTTCCGAAAGAGGAGCTCTTCGACGATGTTGAGGATCTGCTGGCCAAATCCCAGAACGAGACTCCCAGCCAGGATGTTCATGTACAGCATCAGCACTTCCATCGCCGGCGCTTGACAGCTCCATAA